A DNA window from Gigantopelta aegis isolate Gae_Host chromosome 4, Gae_host_genome, whole genome shotgun sequence contains the following coding sequences:
- the LOC121370839 gene encoding 5'-nucleotidase-like encodes MTSCLSVCLLVALLVVVVPRCLCAFNLTILHTNDVHARYEQTNKYSSPCADKDVRRQACFGGYARLVTKVKEFRAKRPNNTLVLDAGDQYQGTYWFYVYGGNVTSTFMNWLGYDAMSFGNHEFDRNIVGLVDPFLKKINFPILSANLDSSKEPTMQGTYNKSTVLIRQGRKIGIVSYITPTTKGISHPGNLIFNPEIPAVQAEVNKLKREGVDIIIALGHSGFTMDKRIAQEVDGVDVVIGGHTNTFLYTGDPPSNEKPKGPYPLVFQKAGKDPVLVIEDYAYAKYLGHIELEFNDTGTLTSWSGNPILLDSTVTQDQNTLDMMEPWKQGVEVKAKEVLGSTNVFLQGDQEFCRRLECNMGNFITDGLVDFYMKKRGDAEQWSTVAIAIMNGGGIRSNIDPGDINMETLLTVQPFMNTIERIQLKGEHVLGALEHSVHAYSTDPNSDLFGGFLQMSGMKVVYDVSKPPQHRVVEVKVRCTKCDVPQFEPLNLTQIYDIILPDFTANGGDDYTVIKKNKIDTPKTGYMDSNVFRKYLEKMTPVTIGLEGRITFVDGTKKVCTSGEVSTSSTPSFIAFILICAVYLI; translated from the exons ATGACATCGTGTCTTTCAGTTTGTTTGCTTGTGGCACTTCTTGTGGTCGTGGTTCCCCGGTGCCTGTGTGCCTTCAACCTGACGATCCTCCACACAAATGACGTGCACGCGCGATATGAGCAGACTAACAAGTACAGCAGCCCGTGTGCAGACAAGGATGTACGGAGGCAGGCGTGTTTCGGCGGGTACGCCAGGCTGGTGACTAAAGTGAAGGAGTTCCGTGCCAAGAGACCAAACAACACGCTGGTGCTGGACGCAGGTGACCAGTACCAAGGGACGTACTGGTTCTACGTCTACGGCGGCAACGTCACGTCCACCTTCATGAACTGGCTGGGATACGACGCTATG TCATTTGGCAACCATGAATTTGACCGAAACATCGTTGGACTGGTTGACCCATTTCTTAAGAAGATCAACTTCCCAATCCTGTCTGCTAACCTCGATTCCAGCAAGGAGCCGACCATGCAGGGTACCTACAACAAGTCCACTGTGTTGATTCGACAAGGACGCAAGATAGGCATCGTCTCATACATCACACCAACCACTAAGGGAATATCTCATCCAG GGAACCTGATATTTAACCCGGAGATCCCAGCCGTCCAGGCAGAAGTAAACAAGTTGAAACGTGAAGGGGTCGATATCATCATCGCTTTGGGACATTCTGGATTTACTATGGACAAACGAATAGCCCAGGAAGTGGACGGCGTGGACGTGGTCATTGGGGGACACACCAACACGTTTCTTTACACTG gtGACCCACCATCAAATGAGAAACCTAAAGGTCCTTATCCGCTGGTGTTCCAGAAGGCTGGGAAGGATCCTGTTCTTGTGATTGAAGATTACGCCTACGCCAAATATCTGGGTCATATCGAGCTGGAGTTCAATGACACGGGCACTCTGACGTCATGGTCGGGCAACCCCATACTTCTAGACAGCACTGTGACGCAAG ATCAAAACACGTTGGATATGATGGAACCATGGAAACAAGGCGTCGAAGTAAAAGCTAAGGAAGTATTGGGCAGCACCAACGTGTTTCTGCAAGGAGACCAAGAATTTTGCAGGCGCTTAGAGTGCAACATgg ggAACTTCATCACAGACGGCCTTGTTGATTTCTACATGAAAAAGCGCGGCGATGCTGAACAATGGAGCACGGTCGCAATAGCTATAATGAATGGCGGTGGCATTCGATCGAACATTGATCCTG GGGACATCAACATGGAAACCCTGCTGACCGTCCAGCCGTTTATGAACACTATTGAGCGAATCCAGCTGAAGGGAGAACACGTTCTGGGCGCGCTCGAACACAGCGTTCACGCGTACTCTACAGACCCCAACAGTGACCTCTTCGGTGGATTCCTCCAGATGTCAG GAATGAAAGTGGTCTATGACGTCAGCAAACCTCCCCAGCATCGAGTCGTCGAGGTGAAGGTGAGGTGCACAAAGTGTGATGTCCCTCAGTTCGAACCCCTGAACCTGACCCAGATATACGACATCATTCTGCCGGACTTCACTGCCAACGGTGGAGACGACTACACCGTCatcaaaaagaacaaaatagacACCCCAAAAACAG GCTACATGGACTCGAACGTATTTAGAAAGTACCTAGAGAAGATGACTCCAGTTACTATTGGACTGGAAGGCAGAATTACTTTCGTGGATGGCACCAAGAAGGTGTGCACGTCTGGAGAAGTGTCGACGTCATCTACCCCATCCTTTATAGCTTTCATACTCATCTGTGCTGTTTATCTTATATAG